One window from the genome of Leptospira johnsonii encodes:
- a CDS encoding TlpA family protein disulfide reductase, with translation MKTILWILISLLSIGSLTAGPKDQNEIRNIPLYSLDLERKTLYQELGQIPEDDLIILNFTSSDCPPCKEEVPNLLEYSKKWNSSHPKRKLHLLIIFVGDNPGSVSKLANELGIKKQASLYFDSLQTSMRILEFPGTPTTMVVQNKNVLFKEYGYTQENWSKMISVLENRR, from the coding sequence ATGAAAACGATCCTTTGGATTCTAATCTCATTACTTTCTATTGGAAGTCTGACCGCAGGTCCGAAAGATCAAAACGAGATCCGGAACATTCCCCTCTATTCCTTGGATCTAGAAAGAAAAACATTATACCAAGAACTGGGCCAAATCCCGGAAGATGATCTGATCATTTTAAATTTTACCAGTTCCGACTGCCCTCCTTGTAAGGAAGAAGTCCCGAATCTATTAGAATATTCTAAAAAATGGAATAGCTCCCATCCTAAAAGAAAGCTACATCTTTTGATCATTTTTGTGGGAGATAATCCCGGTTCGGTTTCCAAATTAGCGAACGAACTCGGCATCAAAAAGCAAGCTTCCTTATATTTTGACAGCTTACAAACAAGTATGAGAATTTTAGAATTCCCTGGAACACCGACCACAATGGTAGTCCAAAATAAAAATGTCCTATTCAAAGAATACGGATACACCCAGGAAAACTGGTCCAAAATGATTTCCGTTCTGGAAAACAGGAGATAA